In Streptomyces sp. NBC_00414, a single window of DNA contains:
- a CDS encoding FAD-dependent oxidoreductase, producing MIPRATSTDGRAGRGRDRRAKVLQAPPGLPRVPQGRTPTTAVIGGGLAGLAAATALAERGVRVTLYEREHQLGGRLAGWPVELSDGSTATMTRGFHAFFRQYYNLRGLLCRVDPRLGMLTGLPDYPLRHSSSLQDSFAKVPRTPPWSALGFAARSPTFGGRDLTRMNPRAALPLMDVRVPEVYERLDTVSAQELLERIRFPEAAHHLAFEVFSRSFFADPRQLSAAELAVMFHIYFLGSSEGLLFDVPREPFPAAMWHPLAAYLTGHGTDIRTGHAVENVEPSPTGGFRVTAQDDGRQYDSVVLALDTTGLQYVVARSPRLGDRGWREQIMRLRTAPAFLVSRFWLDRPVARDRAGFLGTSGYGSLDNVSVLERWEGEAQRRRARTGGSVVELHAYAVESGADRTAEQERLLAQLHRVYPETRAAEVLDERHEWRADCPLFAVGGYRDRPTVRTADPALTVAGDLVRTGLPVALMERAVTSGFLAANALLERWGVRGQTLWTVPDRGRVRALRTLNRLLGE from the coding sequence ATGATCCCACGCGCCACCTCGACGGACGGGCGGGCCGGGCGCGGACGTGACCGCCGCGCGAAGGTGTTGCAGGCTCCGCCCGGTCTGCCACGCGTCCCCCAGGGGCGGACGCCGACGACAGCCGTCATCGGCGGCGGGCTGGCCGGGCTCGCCGCCGCGACCGCGCTGGCGGAACGGGGTGTACGGGTCACGCTCTACGAGCGCGAACACCAGTTGGGCGGCCGCCTGGCGGGCTGGCCCGTGGAACTGTCCGACGGCTCCACGGCGACCATGACCCGCGGCTTCCACGCCTTCTTCCGTCAGTACTACAACCTGCGCGGCCTGTTGTGCCGGGTGGATCCCCGCCTCGGCATGCTGACCGGCCTGCCCGACTATCCGCTGCGGCACAGTTCCAGCCTCCAGGACAGTTTCGCCAAGGTGCCGCGCACACCGCCGTGGAGCGCACTCGGCTTCGCCGCGCGAAGTCCCACCTTCGGCGGGCGCGACCTGACCCGGATGAACCCACGTGCCGCGCTGCCCCTGATGGACGTACGGGTGCCCGAGGTCTACGAGCGGCTCGACACGGTCAGCGCACAGGAGTTGCTGGAACGGATCCGGTTTCCCGAGGCGGCCCACCACTTGGCGTTCGAGGTCTTCTCCCGCAGCTTCTTCGCCGACCCCCGCCAGCTCTCGGCGGCCGAACTGGCCGTCATGTTCCACATCTACTTCCTCGGCTCCAGCGAAGGCCTGCTCTTCGACGTACCGCGAGAACCCTTCCCGGCGGCGATGTGGCATCCGCTGGCCGCCTACCTGACCGGGCACGGCACGGACATCCGTACGGGGCACGCGGTCGAGAACGTGGAGCCCTCGCCGACGGGCGGATTCCGCGTCACAGCCCAGGACGACGGGCGGCAGTACGACAGCGTGGTGCTGGCCCTGGACACGACCGGTCTGCAGTATGTCGTCGCCCGCTCGCCCCGGTTGGGCGACCGGGGCTGGCGCGAGCAGATCATGCGGCTGCGCACGGCACCGGCCTTCCTCGTCTCGCGGTTCTGGCTGGACCGCCCGGTGGCCCGCGATCGTGCCGGGTTCCTCGGCACCAGCGGGTACGGCTCGCTGGACAACGTGAGCGTCCTGGAACGCTGGGAGGGCGAGGCGCAGCGCCGGCGTGCCCGCACGGGCGGCTCGGTGGTCGAACTGCACGCCTACGCCGTGGAGTCGGGAGCGGACCGGACGGCGGAGCAGGAGCGTCTGCTGGCCCAACTGCACCGCGTGTACCCGGAGACCCGCGCCGCCGAGGTCCTCGACGAGCGTCACGAGTGGCGGGCCGACTGTCCGTTGTTCGCGGTGGGCGGCTACCGCGACCGGCCCACGGTGCGGACCGCGGACCCGGCCCTGACCGTGGCGGGCGACCTGGTGCGCACCGGTCTGCCGGTGGCTCTGATGGAACGGGCCGTGACCTCGGGATTCCTCGCCGCGAACGCCCTGTTGGAGCGGTGGGGCGTGCGCGGCCAGACACTGTGGACCGTCCCGGACCGCGGCAGAGTGCGCGCCCTGCGCACGCTGAACCGGCTGCTGGGTGAGTGA
- a CDS encoding class I SAM-dependent methyltransferase, whose product MTLLRDETLSAAFDHAARTYDRLVAVNPGYHSHLRRSARRLGLPGGGAGLRLLDLGCGTGASTAALLHVAPLAEIVAVDASPGMLAQAAAKPWPPGVTFVHASAEHLEQAGVRGPFDAVFAAYLFRNLADPDAVLSAVRALLAPHGRLAVHEYTLSGRRADSLVWWAVCKAVVQPAGTLAGDAALYDHLFHSVTRFDTAEQFAARTRRAGFSGVRVLPLPGWQTGIVHTVLASAGPDEEAGR is encoded by the coding sequence ATGACCCTGCTGCGCGACGAAACGCTGTCCGCCGCGTTCGACCATGCCGCCCGCACCTACGACCGGCTGGTCGCCGTGAATCCCGGCTACCACTCCCACCTGCGGCGTTCCGCCCGGCGGCTTGGGCTGCCGGGAGGCGGTGCCGGGCTGCGGCTGCTCGACCTGGGGTGCGGAACCGGTGCGTCCACCGCGGCCCTGCTCCACGTGGCCCCGCTGGCCGAGATCGTCGCGGTCGACGCCTCACCGGGCATGCTGGCACAAGCCGCGGCGAAGCCCTGGCCCCCCGGCGTCACCTTCGTGCACGCCTCCGCCGAGCACCTGGAACAGGCGGGCGTGCGCGGCCCGTTCGACGCGGTCTTCGCGGCCTACCTGTTCCGCAACCTCGCCGACCCGGACGCCGTGCTCTCCGCGGTGCGCGCACTCCTCGCCCCGCACGGGCGGCTGGCGGTGCACGAGTACACCCTCAGCGGGCGACGGGCCGACAGCCTCGTGTGGTGGGCGGTCTGCAAGGCGGTGGTGCAGCCGGCGGGCACCCTGGCCGGCGACGCGGCGCTCTACGACCACCTGTTCCACAGCGTCACCCGCTTCGACACGGCGGAGCAGTTCGCCGCGCGAACACGACGGGCGGGATTCTCCGGCGTACGGGTCCTGCCGCTGCCCGGCTGGCAGACCGGCATCGTGCACACCGTGCTGGCCTCGGCCGGCCCGGACGAGGAGGCCGGGCGATGA
- a CDS encoding phytoene/squalene synthase family protein — MSARELDAAAVTDPALRAAYSHCRRLNARHGKTYFLATRLLPVERRPAVHALYGFARWADDIVDDLESTAAPAERATALHRLQHQLDHGLRTGTSPEPVVAALADTARRYDIDPRHFTDFMTSMRQDLDVTQYPTYEDLERYMHGSAAVIGLQMLPVLGTVVPREEAAPHAAALGVAFQLTNFLRDVGEDLDRGRIYLPQELLAAHGVDRALLEWSRATGRRDHRITSALTAAAAVTRDVYRTAAPGLAMLDPVSRPCMRTAFVLYGAILDAVADDGYAVLHRRAVVANRRRAALACDGLIRLAAARLRHRGTGAPTPTAGRSVHASAHASEGTRVPLHRKEPV, encoded by the coding sequence ATGAGCGCCCGGGAACTGGACGCGGCGGCCGTCACCGATCCGGCGCTGCGCGCCGCCTACAGCCACTGCCGACGCCTCAACGCCCGCCACGGAAAGACGTACTTCCTGGCCACGCGGCTGCTGCCCGTCGAGCGCCGGCCGGCCGTCCACGCCCTCTACGGGTTCGCACGGTGGGCCGACGACATCGTCGACGACCTGGAGTCCACGGCCGCACCGGCCGAGCGGGCCACGGCCCTGCACCGGCTCCAACACCAGCTGGACCACGGACTGCGCACGGGCACCAGCCCGGAGCCCGTCGTCGCGGCCCTGGCCGACACCGCCCGCCGCTATGACATCGACCCCCGGCACTTCACGGACTTCATGACATCCATGCGCCAGGATCTCGACGTCACCCAGTACCCCACGTACGAGGATCTCGAGCGGTACATGCACGGCTCGGCCGCCGTCATCGGGCTGCAGATGCTGCCCGTACTGGGGACCGTCGTCCCCCGCGAAGAGGCCGCCCCGCACGCCGCCGCACTGGGTGTCGCCTTCCAACTGACCAACTTCCTCCGGGACGTGGGGGAGGACCTCGACCGCGGCCGGATCTACCTTCCCCAGGAACTGCTCGCCGCGCACGGGGTCGACCGCGCACTGCTGGAGTGGAGCCGCGCCACCGGCCGCCGGGACCACCGCATCACCTCGGCGCTGACGGCCGCCGCCGCCGTCACCCGCGACGTGTACCGCACTGCGGCACCGGGCCTCGCCATGCTCGACCCCGTGTCCCGCCCCTGCATGCGTACCGCGTTCGTCCTGTACGGCGCCATCCTCGACGCCGTCGCCGACGACGGATACGCGGTCCTGCACCGCCGGGCCGTCGTCGCGAACCGCCGCCGGGCCGCCCTCGCCTGCGACGGCCTGATCCGACTGGCCGCCGCCCGGCTGCGCCACCGCGGGACAGGTGCCCCGACGCCGACGGCCGGACGGTCCGTGCACGCGTCGGCGCACGCCTCCGAAGGCACCCGTGTCCCTCTGCACCGGAAGGAACCTGTGTGA
- a CDS encoding lycopene cyclase family protein translates to MHDTQIAIVGAGAAGLSLAYHLTLGAPGRRPPSVVLVDAPEGPLRPAERTWCFWEKPDGEFDEAVSAVWDTLRVQGPRGFGVAAPVAPLRYKMLRSGDFESFVGHRLAAEPKVTRLEAVVHDVRELGRGAEIRALAPDGRPRTLRARWVFDSRPPRVLPPSRTTLLQHFRGWFVTTERPAFDPRVADLMDFRTPQPAQGLSFAYVLPSSAHQALVEYTEFSPRTLDDAGYSDALRRYLTHELALEHFKVNRVENGVIPMTDARFPRRVSPSVFRIGTAGGATRPSTGYTFAAVQRQARAIATAVHQGRTPEPPPVHSARSLAMDAVLLRALHTGRVSGSDFFTGLFRQVPMERLLRFLDGRTSRREDLLIGLRTPVGPMLRTAAELPWLPRRRVNLKEMR, encoded by the coding sequence ATGCACGACACGCAGATCGCCATCGTGGGTGCCGGTGCCGCGGGGCTCTCGCTCGCCTACCACCTGACCCTCGGCGCACCCGGGCGCCGTCCGCCGTCGGTGGTGCTGGTCGACGCTCCGGAGGGTCCGCTGAGACCGGCCGAGCGGACCTGGTGCTTCTGGGAAAAGCCGGACGGGGAGTTCGACGAGGCCGTGTCCGCGGTGTGGGACACCCTGCGGGTGCAGGGCCCTCGCGGTTTCGGCGTGGCCGCGCCGGTCGCGCCGTTGCGCTACAAGATGCTTCGCTCCGGCGACTTCGAGTCGTTCGTCGGCCACCGCCTTGCCGCCGAGCCGAAGGTGACACGGCTCGAAGCCGTGGTCCACGACGTTCGCGAACTCGGCCGTGGTGCCGAGATCCGCGCGCTCGCCCCGGACGGGCGGCCTCGGACGCTGCGCGCCCGGTGGGTGTTCGACTCACGGCCCCCGCGCGTTCTGCCGCCCAGCCGTACCACCTTGTTGCAGCACTTCCGCGGATGGTTCGTCACGACCGAGCGCCCGGCCTTCGATCCGCGGGTGGCGGACCTGATGGACTTCCGTACCCCTCAGCCCGCACAGGGCCTCTCCTTCGCCTACGTCCTGCCCTCCTCCGCCCACCAGGCCCTGGTCGAGTACACGGAATTCTCCCCCCGGACCCTGGACGACGCCGGCTACTCGGACGCGCTGCGCCGGTATCTGACACACGAACTGGCCCTGGAGCACTTCAAGGTGAACCGGGTCGAGAACGGTGTGATCCCCATGACCGACGCGCGCTTCCCGCGCCGCGTCAGCCCGTCCGTCTTCCGCATCGGTACGGCGGGCGGAGCGACCCGGCCCTCCACCGGGTACACCTTCGCCGCCGTGCAGCGGCAGGCGCGTGCCATCGCCACGGCCGTACACCAGGGCCGGACCCCCGAGCCTCCGCCCGTCCACTCGGCGCGGTCGCTGGCCATGGACGCCGTCCTGCTGCGGGCACTGCACACCGGGCGTGTGTCGGGTTCGGACTTCTTCACGGGCCTCTTCCGTCAGGTCCCCATGGAACGCCTGCTGCGCTTCCTCGACGGGCGGACCAGCCGGCGCGAGGACCTGCTCATCGGTCTGCGCACCCCGGTGGGCCCGATGCTGCGCACGGCGGCCGAACTGCCCTGGCTCCCCAGGCGCCGGGTGAACCTCAAGGAGATGCGATGA
- a CDS encoding MMPL family transporter, with protein MFERIAELAIRRARLILVVTVVAVALMGVAGAGAFGKLLGGGYDDPASQSSRAGKVIDEKFGGESNLVLLVRASEGRADDQKARESGRTLVADLRKEEHLKNVISYWDTDSPSLLSKDGREAVVLAHVEGEGTERDENAKSVIDAYAGPYEDAFTIEAGGGAAVNSEMGKQSGEDLVLAETIAVPLTLLLLLVVFGSLVAALLPLVIGIVAIVGTFAELYLLGSITDVSVFAINLTTALGLGLGIDYALLMVSRFREQLAAGASVDDAVRQTMSTAGRTIAFSAATVAAALGALMVFPQYFLRSFGYAGVGVVAIAALSTLFVMPALFVVLGDRVNSGRLPWAKRGRTSTREPMWGRLARTVMRRPALTALPVLAVLLLAAGPLLGITFGTPDERVLPEDADSRQVSAVLQKNFAGNDDAALHVVLGRSVDKAPLRSYAVALSELDGVVRVEASTGTYADGSSTATGPGNPALGRADAQQINVVSALAPKSDQAQDLVDEVRALTPPAGADPLVGGTDAVLVDSKDSIAGRLPLAVALVALTTFVLLFLFTGSVVQPVRALVLNMISLGATLGVMTWIFQDGHLSSLLGFTAQPMDVSMTVLMFCIAFGLSMDYEVFVTSRIKELHEAGEDNESAVANGLGHTGRIVSAAACLLAVSFFAFGTAKLSFMQMFGLGSGLAILIDAVAVRGVLVPAAMRLLGRSAWYAPPFLRAFHGRYGLSEGGPRSATAPSPAAEPVREKSPTEV; from the coding sequence GTGTTTGAACGCATAGCCGAGCTGGCGATTCGCCGGGCCCGGCTGATACTCGTCGTCACCGTCGTGGCGGTGGCTCTCATGGGTGTCGCGGGTGCCGGCGCGTTCGGCAAGCTGCTGGGCGGCGGCTACGACGACCCCGCCTCGCAGTCCAGCCGTGCCGGGAAGGTCATCGACGAGAAGTTCGGCGGGGAGTCGAACCTGGTCCTGCTGGTCCGTGCCTCCGAGGGCCGCGCCGACGACCAGAAGGCCCGGGAGAGCGGCCGGACCCTGGTGGCCGACCTCAGGAAAGAGGAACACCTCAAGAACGTGATCTCGTACTGGGACACGGACAGTCCCAGCCTCCTCTCCAAGGACGGCCGGGAGGCCGTGGTGCTCGCCCACGTGGAGGGCGAGGGCACGGAGCGGGACGAGAACGCCAAGAGTGTCATCGACGCCTACGCCGGTCCGTACGAGGACGCGTTCACGATCGAGGCCGGTGGCGGCGCCGCGGTGAACAGCGAGATGGGCAAGCAGTCGGGCGAGGACCTCGTCCTGGCCGAGACCATCGCCGTGCCGCTCACCCTGCTGCTGCTCCTGGTCGTCTTCGGCAGTCTGGTCGCGGCCCTGCTGCCGCTGGTGATCGGGATCGTCGCCATCGTCGGTACGTTCGCGGAGCTCTACCTCCTCGGCAGCATCACCGATGTCTCCGTCTTCGCGATCAACCTGACCACGGCGCTGGGCCTCGGTCTCGGTATCGACTACGCCCTGCTGATGGTCAGCCGGTTCAGGGAACAGCTCGCGGCGGGGGCGAGCGTGGACGACGCCGTCCGGCAGACCATGAGCACGGCGGGCCGTACGATCGCGTTCTCCGCGGCGACGGTGGCTGCCGCGCTCGGGGCGCTCATGGTGTTCCCGCAGTACTTCCTCCGCTCGTTCGGCTACGCCGGGGTCGGTGTCGTCGCCATCGCAGCCCTCAGCACCCTGTTCGTCATGCCGGCCCTGTTCGTCGTCCTGGGAGACCGCGTCAACAGCGGGCGTCTGCCGTGGGCGAAGCGCGGCCGCACCTCGACCCGGGAGCCGATGTGGGGGCGGCTCGCCCGCACCGTCATGCGGCGGCCCGCCCTCACCGCCCTGCCCGTACTCGCCGTACTGCTGCTGGCAGCGGGCCCGTTGCTGGGCATCACCTTCGGCACACCGGACGAGCGCGTGCTGCCCGAGGACGCCGACAGCCGCCAGGTCTCCGCGGTACTGCAGAAGAACTTCGCCGGCAACGACGACGCGGCCCTGCACGTCGTCCTCGGCCGGTCCGTGGACAAGGCCCCGCTGCGGTCGTACGCGGTGGCACTGTCCGAACTCGACGGTGTGGTCCGCGTCGAGGCCAGCACGGGAACGTACGCCGACGGAAGCTCCACCGCGACCGGGCCCGGCAATCCGGCCCTGGGCCGCGCCGACGCGCAGCAGATCAATGTGGTGAGCGCTCTGGCGCCGAAGTCGGACCAGGCACAGGACCTGGTGGACGAGGTGCGGGCGCTCACCCCGCCCGCGGGGGCGGACCCGCTGGTGGGCGGAACCGACGCGGTACTGGTCGACTCGAAGGACTCCATCGCCGGCCGGCTGCCGCTCGCGGTGGCGCTGGTCGCCCTCACCACCTTCGTCCTGCTCTTCCTGTTCACCGGCAGTGTCGTGCAGCCGGTGCGTGCGCTGGTCCTCAACATGATCAGCCTGGGAGCGACTCTCGGCGTCATGACCTGGATCTTCCAGGACGGCCACCTCTCCTCGCTCCTCGGCTTCACCGCGCAGCCGATGGACGTTTCGATGACCGTGCTGATGTTCTGCATCGCCTTCGGTCTGTCGATGGACTACGAGGTGTTCGTCACCAGCCGCATCAAGGAACTCCATGAGGCGGGCGAGGACAACGAGTCCGCCGTGGCCAACGGTCTCGGGCACACCGGGCGCATCGTCAGTGCGGCGGCCTGCCTGCTCGCGGTGAGCTTCTTCGCCTTCGGGACGGCCAAGCTCAGCTTCATGCAGATGTTCGGCCTGGGCAGCGGGCTGGCCATCCTCATCGACGCCGTCGCCGTACGTGGGGTCCTCGTACCCGCCGCGATGCGTCTGCTCGGCCGCTCGGCCTGGTACGCGCCGCCCTTCCTGCGGGCGTTCCACGGACGGTACGGCCTCAGCGAAGGCGGCCCCCGGAGCGCGACGGCACCGAGTCCCGCGGCCGAGCCGGTGCGGGAGAAGAGCCCGACCGAAGTCTGA
- a CDS encoding DUF5914 domain-containing protein: MSGDRSPRTGRYPLRLRRRLVAWERQRPTWREARPAVIAAALKRAQSRPSGNWYVLGATHEIKDDRPLGRTVAGLEVVVWRDTRGVLRAGPGVCPHLGAPLKDSPVRCGTLICHWHGLALDGRAVGDWTPYPVFDDGVLTWVRLDEVGGEAPLDRPVVPSRPARAASVATVYTTSGRCEPEDVVANRLDPWHGAWFHPYSFVDLTVAPLTGKEDVEEDEDAFTVDVSFKLAGTVVVPVRAVFTAPEPRTVVMHITHGEGAGSVVETHATPLGTDDAGQPRTAVVEAVIATSGRPGFLAARAAAPALRPLMRAAAARLWRDDIAYAERRWKLRSTGRFPG, from the coding sequence GTGAGCGGCGACCGTTCACCCCGAACCGGCCGCTACCCCCTGCGGCTGCGCCGTCGGCTCGTGGCCTGGGAGCGCCAGCGTCCTACGTGGCGGGAGGCACGACCCGCGGTGATCGCCGCCGCGCTGAAGCGCGCCCAGAGCCGGCCCTCGGGCAACTGGTACGTACTGGGCGCCACCCACGAGATCAAGGACGACCGTCCGCTGGGCCGCACCGTGGCCGGCCTGGAGGTCGTCGTCTGGCGCGACACCCGAGGAGTCCTACGGGCAGGACCCGGCGTCTGCCCGCACCTGGGAGCCCCGCTCAAGGACAGCCCGGTGCGCTGCGGCACGCTGATCTGTCACTGGCACGGGCTCGCCCTCGACGGACGGGCCGTGGGGGACTGGACCCCCTACCCGGTGTTCGACGACGGTGTGCTGACGTGGGTCAGGCTCGACGAGGTCGGCGGCGAGGCGCCCCTGGACAGGCCGGTCGTCCCTTCCCGCCCCGCCCGGGCCGCGAGCGTGGCGACGGTCTACACGACCAGCGGACGCTGCGAACCCGAGGACGTGGTCGCCAATCGGCTCGACCCCTGGCACGGAGCCTGGTTCCACCCCTACTCGTTCGTCGACCTGACCGTCGCTCCCCTCACCGGGAAGGAGGACGTGGAAGAGGACGAGGACGCCTTCACCGTGGACGTTTCCTTCAAGCTGGCGGGAACCGTGGTGGTCCCCGTGCGCGCGGTCTTCACCGCGCCCGAACCCCGCACCGTCGTCATGCACATCACCCACGGTGAAGGAGCGGGCTCCGTCGTGGAGACGCACGCGACGCCGCTGGGCACCGACGACGCCGGGCAGCCGCGCACGGCGGTCGTCGAAGCGGTGATCGCCACGTCCGGGCGCCCGGGCTTCCTCGCCGCGAGGGCCGCGGCACCGGCGCTGCGGCCGCTCATGCGCGCGGCGGCCGCACGCCTGTGGCGCGACGACATCGCCTACGCGGAACGCCGCTGGAAACTGCGCAGCACGGGCCGCTTCCCCGGCTGA
- a CDS encoding YciI family protein, which translates to MAKYLLLKHYRGAPAAVNDVPMDRWTPDEVSAHVQYMKDFAARLEGTGEFVESQGLSSQGTFVRHDGEGRPPVTDGPFAETKDLIAGWIVIDVETYERALELAGELSAAPGAGGKPIHEWLEVRPFLSAHPCTTD; encoded by the coding sequence ATGGCCAAGTACCTGCTGCTCAAGCACTACCGGGGCGCGCCGGCAGCGGTCAACGACGTGCCGATGGACCGGTGGACGCCGGACGAGGTCTCGGCGCACGTGCAGTACATGAAGGACTTCGCGGCGCGGCTCGAAGGCACCGGCGAGTTCGTCGAGAGCCAGGGACTCTCGTCGCAGGGCACCTTCGTGCGCCACGACGGCGAGGGACGGCCGCCGGTCACCGACGGCCCGTTCGCGGAGACCAAGGACCTGATCGCCGGCTGGATCGTGATCGACGTCGAGACCTACGAGCGGGCGCTCGAACTGGCCGGTGAGCTGTCGGCGGCTCCGGGCGCGGGCGGGAAGCCGATCCACGAGTGGCTGGAGGTACGCCCGTTCCTGTCCGCGCACCCGTGCACCACGGACTGA
- a CDS encoding RNA polymerase sigma factor encodes MDESLLRTLTPTVLAVLVRRGADFAAAEDAVQEALIEAVRRWPDDAPRDPKGWLVTVAWRKFLDAARADTSRRHREVRVDREPVPGPGEATDDTLQLYFLCAHPSLTPASAVALTLRAVGGLTTRQIAQAYLVPEATMAQRISRAKRTVSGVRFNRSGDVATVLRVLYLVFNEGYSGDVDLAAEAIRLTRHLAARTHHEEVAGLLALMLLHHARRPARTGPDGSLVPLPEQDRGLWNTRLIAEGVDVLQAALARDRLGEFQAQAAIAALHADAPCAAETDWVQIVEWYDELVRLTGNPVARLNRAVAVGEADGPRAGLAALAQLDASLPRHAAVAAYLHERDGDRTTAARLYVEAARSAPSIPERDHLTRQAARLHMELRDT; translated from the coding sequence GTGGACGAGTCCCTGCTGCGGACCCTCACCCCCACCGTGCTCGCCGTCCTCGTCCGCCGCGGAGCCGACTTCGCGGCGGCCGAGGACGCCGTGCAGGAGGCCCTGATCGAGGCCGTGCGCAGGTGGCCGGACGACGCCCCGCGGGACCCCAAGGGCTGGCTGGTCACCGTGGCCTGGCGCAAGTTCCTCGACGCCGCCCGCGCCGACACCTCCCGACGGCACCGTGAGGTACGCGTCGACCGCGAGCCGGTGCCCGGCCCGGGCGAGGCCACCGACGACACGCTCCAGCTGTACTTCCTGTGCGCGCACCCCTCCCTGACACCTGCCTCGGCCGTCGCACTCACGCTGCGCGCGGTCGGCGGCCTGACCACGCGGCAGATCGCGCAGGCCTACCTCGTGCCGGAGGCCACCATGGCCCAGCGGATCAGCCGGGCCAAGCGGACCGTCTCGGGCGTCCGGTTCAACCGGTCCGGTGACGTGGCCACGGTGCTGCGCGTGCTCTACCTCGTCTTCAACGAGGGCTACTCCGGCGACGTCGACCTCGCCGCCGAGGCCATCCGGCTCACCCGCCACCTCGCGGCCAGGACCCATCACGAGGAGGTCGCGGGCCTGCTGGCGCTCATGCTGCTCCATCACGCACGGCGCCCGGCACGGACCGGCCCCGACGGCAGCCTCGTACCCCTGCCCGAGCAGGACCGCGGTCTGTGGAACACCCGGCTGATCGCCGAAGGTGTCGACGTGCTCCAGGCGGCCCTCGCCCGCGACCGCCTGGGCGAGTTCCAGGCCCAGGCCGCCATCGCCGCGCTGCACGCCGACGCCCCGTGTGCCGCGGAGACCGACTGGGTGCAGATCGTCGAGTGGTACGACGAGCTGGTACGTCTCACCGGCAACCCGGTGGCCCGCCTCAACCGGGCCGTGGCGGTGGGCGAGGCCGACGGTCCGCGGGCCGGCCTGGCCGCCCTGGCGCAACTCGACGCCTCGCTGCCCCGCCACGCTGCCGTCGCGGCATACCTGCACGAGCGCGACGGAGACCGGACGACCGCGGCACGGCTCTACGTCGAAGCCGCCCGATCGGCGCCCAGCATCCCCGAACGGGACCACCTCACACGACAGGCCGCCAGACTTCACATGGAACTGCGCGACACATGA
- a CDS encoding TetR/AcrR family transcriptional regulator translates to MPVDEHVAAPPTLRQRRRAAATQEILEAAERQIAENGPAALSLRAVARDLGMTVQALYHYFPSRDELVTALVAKSYDALADAVQAAVDTTPEGSPLERVVIAAEGYRRWAIDHPELFQLLYGTPLRYYEAPVEGATTQAVRRMSAIFEHELFGGFTPAQLAATETPGLSPEFLAYLGQLPPTGQQVLPTAVTALVMSAWGHMHGLVVLEVFGHTAFLGEHQAEIFRMGMRNTIQDIHSRIPPAEQAR, encoded by the coding sequence ATGCCCGTTGACGAACACGTAGCCGCCCCGCCCACCCTGCGCCAGCGGCGCCGAGCGGCCGCCACTCAGGAGATCCTCGAAGCGGCCGAGCGCCAGATCGCCGAGAACGGTCCCGCGGCCCTGTCCCTGCGCGCGGTCGCCCGGGACCTGGGCATGACCGTGCAGGCGCTCTACCACTACTTCCCGAGCCGGGACGAGCTGGTCACGGCGCTCGTCGCCAAGTCGTACGACGCCCTGGCCGACGCCGTCCAGGCCGCCGTCGACACCACGCCGGAGGGCTCGCCGCTGGAGCGTGTGGTGATCGCGGCCGAGGGGTACCGGCGGTGGGCCATCGACCATCCCGAGCTGTTCCAGCTCCTATACGGAACGCCGTTGCGGTACTACGAGGCGCCAGTTGAGGGCGCGACCACCCAGGCGGTGCGCCGGATGAGCGCGATCTTCGAGCACGAGCTGTTCGGCGGGTTCACCCCGGCACAACTGGCCGCGACCGAGACCCCGGGCCTGTCGCCCGAGTTCCTCGCATATCTGGGCCAGTTGCCACCGACAGGCCAACAGGTTCTGCCGACTGCCGTGACCGCTCTCGTCATGAGCGCGTGGGGGCACATGCACGGTCTGGTCGTCCTGGAGGTGTTCGGGCACACCGCGTTCCTCGGTGAACACCAGGCCGAGATCTTCCGCATGGGGATGCGGAACACGATCCAGGACATCCACAGCAGGATTCCGCCGGCGGAACAGGCCCGTTGA